TACTTGTTGATGACGGCCTCGGTCGTCACCTCGCTGGGCGCGAAGCGGACGATTCCCACGGAGAAGGAATCGTCCCCCCCGGAGTTGGAGGACGAGCCTCCACAGGCGGCAGCGGTCACCATGGCCAGTGCCATGGTCGCTCCCAGAGCGATGCGTCGGAACTTCATCGAGCCTCCTCAAGTTCAAGCCCACTCGCGGTTGAGTGGTGCCCGTGGCCCCCCGTCAGCCGCACGAGTGCGACTGAGGTGGTGGCGGCGCCCGCGTGGACTCCACCACCCATCCCGAGGCGTGGTGCCGCGGCGATGTTCTGGGCGAGACCGTCGGTGACGACCTCGTTCGTCCTGGATCTCATGACAGCGACTCCTGGTAGCGGCGCATGCCGCGCAACCAGCGGTCGTAGTCCGATGCCTTGCGGCGGAAGAACTCCAGGACGTCCGGGTGCGGCAGGATCAGGAACTCGCCGGTGCCCAGTGACTCGACGACGATGTCGGCCACCTCCAGCGCTTCCAGCACAAGACCCGCTTGGGTGACCGCCTTCGCGCCCTGGCGTGCCGCCTCGCTGTCGGAGTCGGCGCCGCTGTTGAGCATCGCCGTGTTGACACCCATCGGGCACAGGCAGCTGACGCCGATGCCGCGTGACCCGTAGGTGACCGACAGCCACTCGGCGAAGGCGACCGCCGCGTGCTTCGTCACCGAGTAGGTTGCCGAGCCGATCTGCGTCAGCAGGCCCGCAGCCGACGCCGTCGACAGGAAGTGCCCACGGCCGCGCTCGAGCCATCCGGGCACCAGCAGCTCAGCCGCTCGCACGTGGGCCATGACGTTGACGTCGATCGAGGTCTGCCAGTCGGCGGGCGTGGCCTCGAGGTTCTCGCCGAGACCGACACCAGCGTTCGCGACGTAGAGGTCCACGGGACCGAAGGCCGACTCGGCCAGGGCGATCGTCGCGCGGATGTGGTCCACGTCCGAACAGTCACCCGCC
Above is a window of Aeromicrobium senzhongii DNA encoding:
- a CDS encoding SDR family oxidoreductase produces the protein MRLEGSVAVVTGAGGGIGAALCRRFVEHGARVVATDLDEGRLKAEVEAIAGDHPGTIESLAGDCSDVDHIRATIALAESAFGPVDLYVANAGVGLGENLEATPADWQTSIDVNVMAHVRAAELLVPGWLERGRGHFLSTASAAGLLTQIGSATYSVTKHAAVAFAEWLSVTYGSRGIGVSCLCPMGVNTAMLNSGADSDSEAARQGAKAVTQAGLVLEALEVADIVVESLGTGEFLILPHPDVLEFFRRKASDYDRWLRGMRRYQESLS